A single Mustelus asterias chromosome 4, sMusAst1.hap1.1, whole genome shotgun sequence DNA region contains:
- the LOC144492919 gene encoding mid1-interacting protein 1-B-like — MMPITDFKNNRRTLFNAVNRFITSVTVMGETIMVPSLLRDLPVEEEGSHRKSDVSKQRDMYDSYLLLKSIRNDIEWGIPDEQIKSNLESSKAKEEDIESGDLQRLLHHHLDGLYNVLSKLTLQANHLTNRYTRELGINDSGR; from the coding sequence ATGATGCCGATTACAGACTTCAAGAACAACCGACGTACCCTGTTCAACGCTGTGAACAGATTTATCACGTCTGTCACTGTCATGGGCGAAACTATCATGGTGCCAAGTTTACTCCGGGACCTCCCAGTGGAAGAAGAGGGCAGTCACAGAAAAAGCGATGTCTCCAAACAGAGAGACATGTACGATAGCTACTTGCTCCTGAAGTCGATCAGAAACGATATTGAGTGGGGCATTCCGGATgaacaaataaaatcaaatctcgAGTCCAGTAAAGCCAAAGAGGAAGATATTGAATCTGGAGACCTCCAAAGACTATTGCACCACCATTTAGATGGACTTTACAATGTCCTCTCCAAGCTTACACTGCAAGCTAATCATCTAACCAACCGGTATACAAGAGAATTAGGAATTAATGACTCGGGAAGATGA